A window of the Lolium perenne isolate Kyuss_39 chromosome 7, Kyuss_2.0, whole genome shotgun sequence genome harbors these coding sequences:
- the LOC127314377 gene encoding transcription factor GTE9: protein MMGKTQKFSKGHPLGFVPDYRYGVETVGLSKPPANHPVAQSEAKRKCVNLNTDDAPGFNVPRVFFELPKMSASDRKELETRLRDELEQVRALQSRLFSRGASAAAASMNGLTSSAGGDFNANKKDGNLRRSNSVQSGRGEPPSVARPVVSSVNYAASFKKCQDLLKNLMKHRSAGPFVIPVDPVKLCIPDYFDIVKHPMDLGTIQKKLNAGMYHTPWEFAADVRLTFSNAILYNPVGNAVNIMAHTMSSVFEPRWKPIEKKLPRPEEESSVVEHSRNVVVEKNIFDNKDPSEKKASSNKGSYKKSTFQKEDAVAKPVLQPKKRKASPLIQDAPVASVVQMPQAAEDAPVVQTAAMEMMTDEQKVELSVRLQSYGGFIPEHVVDFIKRHVNDDNDADEDELTIDMNALSDDTLFELRKLLDDYDRVNQSGNPTKDEPREVEFESEYDGLVNPSMHHDGNELIEEDIDIGGNDLPPLAYPPVVFESETADRSSKHSSSSTSSSESGSSSSGSDSSSSSGSDLGAKVPPPKSGVKENTQPVVSLDQENDSHNSLNTREGSTDPVPISADDEGENLSEKQVSPGSYRAAILKSRFADTIFKAREKALDQVAKKDPEKVRREREELERLQREEKARLQAEAKAAEEARKRAEAAAVAEAAAEAKRQRELEREAARKALQQMEKTVEINEGSLFLKDFEMLGTVTSEQHHNLVGEMSPSHTPEALGFNLGGNPLEQLGLYMKNDDEEDEEVGSDEQTIDVEEGEID from the exons ATGATGGGGAAGACGCAGAAGTTCTCCAAGGGCCACCCGCTCGGCTTCGTGCCGGACTACCGCTACGGGGTGGAGACGGTGGGGCTCTCGAAGCCGCCCGCGAATCACCCCGTGGCCCAAAGCGAAGCCAAGAGGAAATGCGTCAACCTCAACACGGACGACGCTCCCGGGTTCAACGTGCCGCGGGTCTTCTTCGAGCTGCCCAAGATGTCGGCCTCCGACAGGAAGGAGCTGGAGACGCGGCTCCGCGACGAGCTCGAGCAGGTGCGGGCCCTCCAGAGCCGGCTCTTCTCCCGAGGAGCATCTGCCGCCGCGGCGAGCATGAATGGTCTAACCTCATCAGCCGGAGGCGATTTCAATGCCAATAAAAAAGATGGTAATCTCAGGAGGAGCAACTCGGTGCAGTCCGGCAGAGGAGAGCCACCGTCGGTGGCCCGGCCTGTGGTTAGCTCCGTCAACTACGCGGCCTCGTTTAAGAAATGCCAGGACCTTCTGAAGAACCTCATGAAGCATCGCTCTGCAGGCCCGTTCGTTATCCCGGTTGATCCCGTGAAGCTGTGCATCCCTGATTATTTCGATATAGTCAAGCACCCCATGGATCTGGGCACCATCCAGAAGAAGCTGAATGCGGGCATGTACCATACGCCTTGGGAGTTTGCTGCGGATGTCAGGCTTACTTTTAGCAATGCTATACTTTATAACCCGGTCGGTAATGCGGTCAACATAATGGCCCATACCATGAGCAGCGTTTTTGAACCTAGATGGAAGCCGATCGAGAAGAAGCTTCCACGGCCAGAGGAGGAATCCTCTGTAGTAGAGCACTCGAGAAATGTCGTGGTTGAGAAAAATATCTTTGACAATAAAGACCCTTCTGAGAAAAAGGCTTCATCAAATAAAGGTTCGTATAAGAAGAGCACCTTTCAGAAAGAGGATGCGGTTGCCAAGCCAGTTttgcaacccaagaagaggaaagcCTCGCCTTTGATCCAGGATGCTCCAGTAGCATCAGTGGTGCAGATGCCTCAGGCGGCTGAGGATGCTCCAGTGGTACAGACTGCTGCTATGGAGATGATGACAGATGAACAAAAGGTTGAACTGAGCGTAAGGCTACAGTCATATGGTGGATTCATTCCAGAACATGTAGTTGACTTCATAAAGAGGCATGTGAATGAtgataatgatgctgatgaagatGAGCTGACTATTGACATGAATGCTCTCAGCGATGATACACTGTTTGAATtacgcaagcttcttgatgactACGATAGAGTAAATCAGTCTGGAAACCCTACAAAAGATGAGCCTCGTGAGGTTGAG TTCGAAAGTGAATATGATGGACTCGTCAACCCATCCATGCATCATGACG GCAATGAGCTTATTGAAGAAGACATTGATATTGGTGGGAATGATCTTCCACCTTTAGCATATCCTCCTGTGGTATTTGAAAGTGAAACAGCAGACAGAAGCAGCAAGCATAGTTCTTCTAGCACTTCTAGTAGCGAGTCAGGATCATCCTCCAGCG GTTCCGACTCAAGTAGTTCTTCTGGAAGTGACTTGGGTGCCAAAGTTCCTCCGCCAAAAAGCGGGGTCAAG GAGAACACCCAACCTGTGGTTAGCTTGGATCAGGAAAATG ATTCACATAATTCATTGAATACACGAGAAGGAAGTACTGACCCTGTACCTATTTCTGCTGACGATGAGG GGGAGAACTTGTCTGAGAAACAGGTTTCACCTGGAAGTTACCGGGCCGCCATTTTGAAAAGCCGCTTTGCTGATACAATTTTTAAGGCTCGTGAGAAGGCTCTTGATCAG GTTGCGAAGAAGGATCCTGAGAAAGTTCGACGCGAGAGGGAGGAGCTTGAAAGGTTACAAAGAGAAG AGAAAGCTCGGTTACAAGCTGAGGCTAAAGCTGCTGAGGAAGCTCGCAAGAGGGCTGAAGCAGCAgctgttgctgaggctgctgCAGAAGCTAAACGCCAAAGAGAACTTGAAAGAGAAGCAGCTCGTAAAGCCTTGCAACAG ATGGAGAAAACCGTAGAAATCAATGAAGGGAGTCTCTTCTTAAAAGATTTTGAAATGCTCGGAACTGTCACAAGTGAACAGCATCACAACTTGGTCGGTGAAATGAGTCCAAGTCATACGCCTGAGGCTCTTGGATTTAACCTTGGGGGCAACCCCCTAGAACAGCTCGGACTATATATGAAAAATGATGACGAAGAAGACGAGGAAGTAGGGTCGGATGAACAAACAATTGATGTTGAGGAGGGTGAAATAGACTGA
- the LOC127314379 gene encoding lysine histidine transporter 2 isoform X2 translates to MGTQASPENSTPPKDERTAREKAIDDWLPITSSRKAKWWYSAFHNVTAMVGAGVLSLPYAMSELGWGPGIAVMTLSWIITVYTLWQMVEMHEMVPGKRFDRYHELGQHAFGDKLGLWIVVPQQLLVEVSLNIVYMVTGGNSLKKFHDVICDGKCKDIKLTYFIMIFASVHFVLSQLPNFNSLSAISLAAAVMSLSYSTIAWGATLDKGKAPNVDYSLRASTTTGKVFGFLGGLGDMAFSYSGHNVVLEIQATIPSTPDRPSKKPMWRGVVVAYIIIAACYMPVAMIGYWAFGKDVDDNILITLNKPKWLIAMANMMVVLHVIGSYQVYAMPVFDMMESLLVKKMNFSPGLRLRLISRTLYVAFTMFVGITFPFFGGLLGFFGGIAFAPTTYFLPCIMWLIICKPKRFSLSWFSNWICIILGVILTIVAPIGGLRQIILSAKTYKFYS, encoded by the exons ATGGGGACGCAGGCGTCGCCGGAGAACAGCACGCCTCCCAAG GATGAGAGGACTGCCCGGGAGAAGGCGATCGACGACTGGCTTCCTATCACATCGTCGAGGAAAGCAAAGTGGTGGTACTCCGCCTTCCACAATGTCACCGCCATGGTTGGTGCTGGGGTGCTAAGCCTCCCCTATGCCATGTCCGAGCTCGGTTG GGGTCCCGGCATCGCGGTGATGACCTTGTCATGGATCATCACGGTGTACACTCTGTGGCAGATGGTGGAGATGCACGAGATGGTCCCCGGGAAGCGGTTCGACCGGTACCATGAGCTCGGGCAGCACGCCTTTGGTGATAAGCTCGGCCTCTGGATCGTGGTGCCGCAGCAGCTCCTCGTCGAGGTCAGCCTCAACATCGTGTACATGGTCACCGGTGGCAACTCGCTCAAGAAGTTCCACGACGTGATCTGTGACGGCAAGTGCAAGGACATCAAGCTCACGTACTTCATCATGATCTTCGCCTCCGTTCACTTCGTCTTGTCCCAGCTCCCAAACTTCAACTCCCTCTCCGCCATCTCCCTCGCTGCCGCCGTCATGTCACTCAG CTACTCGAcgattgcttggggcgccaccttGGACAAGGGGAAGGCACCAAACGTGGACTACAGCTTGCGAGCGTCGACGACGACAGGGAAGGTGTTCGGCTTCCTTGGGGGCCTTGGTGACATGGCATTCTCCTACTCTGGTCACAACGTGGTGCTGGAGATCCAGGCCACTATTCCGTccacgccggacaggccgtccaaGAAGCCAATGTGGAGGGGTGTGGTGGTCGCCTACATCATCATCGCCGCCTGCTACATGCCGGTGGCGATGATCGGCTACTGGGCGTTCGGCAAGGACGTGGACGACAACATCCTCATCACCCTCAATAAGCCCAAGTGGCTCATCGCCATGGCCAACATGATGGTCGTACTTCACGTCATCGGTAGCTACCAG GTTTACGCAATGCCAGTGTTCGACATGATGGAGTCATTGCTGGTGAAGAAGATGAACTTCTCGCCAGGCCTGAGGCTACGTCTGATTTCCCGGACACTCTATGTTG CGTTCACGATGTTCGTGGGCATCACCTTCccgttcttcggtggcctccttgGGTTCTTTGGAGGGATCGCCTTTGCGCCGACGACCTATTTT CTTCCCTGCATCATGTGGCTCATCATCTGTAAGCCCAAGCGATTCAGCCTCTCATGGTTCAGCAACTGG ATTTGCATCATCCTTGGGGTGATTCTGACGATCGTGGCACCCATCGGAGGGCTCAGGCAGATCATCCTTTCTGCCAAGACATACAAGTTCTATTCATAG
- the LOC127314379 gene encoding lysine histidine transporter 2 isoform X1 produces the protein MGTQASPENCTPPKDERTAREKAIDDWLPITSSRKAKWWYSAFHNVTAMVGAGVLSLPYAMSELGWGPGIAVMTLSWIITVYTLWQMVEMHEMVPGKRFDRYHELGQHAFGDKLGLWIVVPQQLLVEVSLNIVYMVTGGNSLKKFHDVICDGKCKDIKLTYFIMIFASVHFVLSQLPNFNSLSAISLAAAVMSLSYSTIAWGATLDKGKAPNVDYSLRASTTTGKVFGFLGGLGDMAFSYSGHNVVLEIQATIPSTPDRPSKKPMWRGVVVAYIIIAACYMPVAMIGYWAFGKDVDDNILITLNKPKWLIAMANMMVVLHVIGSYQVYAMPVFDMMESLLVKKMNFSPGLRLRLISRTLYVAFTMFVGITFPFFGGLLGFFGGIAFAPTTYFLPCIMWLIICKPKRFSLSWFSNWICIILGVILTIVAPIGGLRQIILSAKTYKFYS, from the exons ATGGGGACGCAGGCGTCGCCGGAGAACTGCACGCCGCCAAAG GATGAGAGGACTGCCCGGGAGAAGGCGATCGACGACTGGCTTCCTATCACATCGTCGAGGAAAGCAAAGTGGTGGTACTCCGCCTTCCACAATGTCACCGCCATGGTTGGTGCTGGGGTGCTAAGCCTCCCCTATGCCATGTCCGAGCTCGGTTG GGGTCCCGGCATCGCGGTGATGACCTTGTCATGGATCATCACGGTGTACACTCTGTGGCAGATGGTGGAGATGCACGAGATGGTCCCCGGGAAGCGGTTCGACCGGTACCATGAGCTCGGGCAGCACGCCTTTGGTGATAAGCTCGGCCTCTGGATCGTGGTGCCGCAGCAGCTCCTCGTCGAGGTCAGCCTCAACATCGTGTACATGGTCACCGGTGGCAACTCGCTCAAGAAGTTCCACGACGTGATCTGTGACGGCAAGTGCAAGGACATCAAGCTCACGTACTTCATCATGATCTTCGCCTCCGTTCACTTCGTCTTGTCCCAGCTCCCAAACTTCAACTCCCTCTCCGCCATCTCCCTCGCTGCCGCCGTCATGTCACTCAG CTACTCGAcgattgcttggggcgccaccttGGACAAGGGGAAGGCACCAAACGTGGACTACAGCTTGCGAGCGTCGACGACGACAGGGAAGGTGTTCGGCTTCCTTGGGGGCCTTGGTGACATGGCATTCTCCTACTCTGGTCACAACGTGGTGCTGGAGATCCAGGCCACTATTCCGTccacgccggacaggccgtccaaGAAGCCAATGTGGAGGGGTGTGGTGGTCGCCTACATCATCATCGCCGCCTGCTACATGCCGGTGGCGATGATCGGCTACTGGGCGTTCGGCAAGGACGTGGACGACAACATCCTCATCACCCTCAATAAGCCCAAGTGGCTCATCGCCATGGCCAACATGATGGTCGTACTTCACGTCATCGGTAGCTACCAG GTTTACGCAATGCCAGTGTTCGACATGATGGAGTCATTGCTGGTGAAGAAGATGAACTTCTCGCCAGGCCTGAGGCTACGTCTGATTTCCCGGACACTCTATGTTG CGTTCACGATGTTCGTGGGCATCACCTTCccgttcttcggtggcctccttgGGTTCTTTGGAGGGATCGCCTTTGCGCCGACGACCTATTTT CTTCCCTGCATCATGTGGCTCATCATCTGTAAGCCCAAGCGATTCAGCCTCTCATGGTTCAGCAACTGG ATTTGCATCATCCTTGGGGTGATTCTGACGATCGTGGCACCCATCGGAGGGCTCAGGCAGATCATCCTTTCTGCCAAGACATACAAGTTCTATTCATAG